One stretch of Prunus persica cultivar Lovell chromosome G1, Prunus_persica_NCBIv2, whole genome shotgun sequence DNA includes these proteins:
- the LOC18789338 gene encoding agamous-like MADS-box protein AGL12, which translates to MARGKVQMKKIENPVHRQVTFCKRRAGLLKKAKELSVLCDADIGILIFSSHGKLFELATKGNMQGLIEKYMKMKPPRVSQADQAIETQTLDAKKEINLLKQEIEILQKGLRYMFGGGAGTMTLDELQVLEKHLEVWIYHVRSAKMDVLFQEIQLLRNSEGILTAANKYLQDKIVEENIGVTNITPMASDNPYPLTIPDDDIFQI; encoded by the exons ATGGCTCGTGGAAAGGTTCAGATGAAGAAGATCGAGAACCCGGTGCACAGGCAGGTTACCTTCTGCAAGCGCAGGGCGGGGCTGCTGAAGAAGGCTAAGGAGCTCTCTGTGCTGTGTGATGCTGATATTGGAATTCTCATTTTCTCCTCCCATGGAAAGCTCTTTGAACTTGCCACCAAAGG AAACATGCAAGGGCTTATTGAGAAGTACATGAAGATGAAGCCACCCCGAGTGTCTCAGGCTGATCAAGCCATAGAAACGCAAACTCTG GATGCAAAAAAAGAGATTAACCTGCTGAAACAGGAGATTGAAATACTGCAAAAAGGTCTCAG GTACATGTTTGGAGGGGGTGCTGGCACAATGACCTTGGATGAACTACAAGTGCTTGAAAAACATCTTGAAGTATGGATTTATCACGTACGCTCGGCAaag ATGGACGTTTTGTTCCAAGAGATCCAACTGTTAAGGAATTCG GAAGGAATACTGACAGCTGCAAATAAGTATCTACAAGACAAG ATTGTTGAAGAGAACATCGGAGTTACTAACATTACACCAATGGCCTCTGACAATCCATATCCACTAACCATACCAGATGATGacatatttcaaatttaa
- the LOC18793174 gene encoding uncharacterized protein LOC18793174 has protein sequence MGLLNSASVVVCVLVCQLFALHLGDLVSTVSEKYISAIGDPGMKNPNVRVALEAWNFCNEVGMEAPNMGSPRLADCADIDCSLTDHLDRTSLGMESKCVIHHRVNESDNNLRAGDNFPVRDFKPYTDPDLYAKEKELYLASLCEVQNSSDPWQFWMVMLKNGNFDKNTTLCPENGKPVSRIVTDRNFPCFGQGCMNQPLVYHNYSRLISYGDRAVSLIGGFYGTYDLDADLSKGIGKNSYFSVSWQKNLGTGSWIFSHRLTTSSKYPWLMLYLRADATKGLNGGYHYDGRGIMRKLPVSPHFKVRLTLDVKRGGGSNSQFYLLDIGSCWKNNGKPCDGNVLTDVTRYSEMIINPETTSWCRPDNLVSCPPYHVTRTGDIIYRNETSRFPYSAYHLYCTPGNAEFLEKPYDICDPYSNPQAQELVQILPHPEWAVHGYPAKQGDGWVGDPRTWELDVGALSSQLYFYQDPGTKPARRVWSSINVGTEIYVSSPGETAEWTVSDFDVLVPEGVEDGSSSY, from the exons ATGGGTCTTCTCAACTCAGCTTCGGTTGTtgtttgtgttcttgtttgTCAACTATTTGCCTTGCATTTGGGTGATCTTGTAAGCACTGTCTCAGAGAAGTACATATCAGCAATAGGAGACCCAGGAATGAAGAACCCAAATGTGAGAGTTGCATTGGAAGCTTGGAATTTCTGCAATGAAGTTGGAATGGAAGCACCCAACATGGGCAGCCCCAGGCTGGCCGATTGTGCTGATATTGATTGCTCTCTTACTG ATCATTTGGATAGGACCTCCCTAGGTATGGAAAGTAAGTGTGTGATTCATCACAGAGTAAATGAATCAGACAACAACTTACGGGCGGGTGATAATTTTCCTGTAAGGGATTTTAAGCCATACACAGACCCTGACTTATATGCAAAGGAAAAGGAACTGTATCTTGCTTCTCTATGTGAGGTTCAGAATTCATCAGATCCATGGCAATTTTGGATGGTCATGCTTAAGAACggaaattttgacaaaaacacTACTCTTTGTCCTGAAAATGGCAAGCCGGTAAGCAGAATTGTTACGGATAGGAATTTTCCATGTTTTGGTCAAGGTTGTATGAATCAGCCACTTGTCTACCATAACTACTCAAGATTGATTTCTTATGGTGACCGAGCAGTGTCTTTAATTGGAGGATTTTATGGAACTTATGATCTTGATGCTGATTTGAGCAAAGGTATAGGGAAGAACTCCTACTTTTCAGTCTCATGGCAGAAAAACTTGGGCACAGGAAGTTGGATTTTCTCGCATAGATTGACAACATCTTCAAAGTACCCCTGGCTTATGTTGTATCTTCGTGCAGATGCAACAAAAGGACTTAATGGTGGTTATCACTATGATGGTCGTGGCATCATGAGAAAG ctgCCAGTCTCTCCACATTTTAAAGTAAGATTGACACTAGATGTTAAACGTGGAGGAGGCTCCAACAGTCAATTTTATCTCCTTGACATAGGAAGCTGTTGGAAGAACAATGGAAAACCATGTGATGGTAATGTTCTGACAGATGTGACTAGATACAGTGAAATGATAATAAATCCAGAAACTACAAGCTGGTGTCGGCCGGATAACCTTGTTTCCTGCCCTCCTTACCATGTTACTCGTACTGGTGATATAATATATCGAAACGAAACATCTCGGTTTCCATATTCTGCTTATCATCTCTACTGCACACCTGGAAATGCTGAATTTCTGGAGAAACCATATGACATATGTGACCCATATAGCAATCCACAAGCACAAGAACTGGTACAAATTCTTCCACATCCTGAATGGGCTGTACATGGCTATCCTGCTAAACAAGGAGATGGATGGGTTGGAGACCCCAGGACATGGGAGCTTGATGTGGGGGCCCTCTCTAGCCAGTTGTATTTCTACCAG GACCCAGGAACAAAACCAGCACGGAGAGTATGGTCTTCGATTAATGTTGGTACAGAAATATATGTCAGTAGCCCAGGAGAGACTGCGGAATGGACTGTAAGTGATTTTGATGTGCTCGTTCCTGAAGGTGTTGAAGATGGTTCTAGCTCTTATTGA